One Coffea arabica cultivar ET-39 chromosome 5e, Coffea Arabica ET-39 HiFi, whole genome shotgun sequence DNA segment encodes these proteins:
- the LOC113687900 gene encoding premnaspirodiene oxygenase-like, whose translation MEITFPALLVSLLLFFLLWKLTGLFIKSSKSTDSPRKLPGPWKLPLIGSMHHLAGSLPHHALRDLAEKFGPIMHLQMGEISTVVISAPQEAKEVLKVHDISFADRPEFLSSKILGYDNLDIAFSPYGDYWKQMRKICLLELLSPKSVRSFGTLREDEASKVIRSIKSSNSPVNITDKAFTFTNDIVCRAAFGKSFAHQDRLITLINGAILASGGFDIADLFPSLKFLHSLSGLKPTLLKLHHEIDQMLENIISERKQKRANQSIPVGSQSEVEDLVDVLLRLKESGDFNIPISTDSVKAVIWDIFAAGTETSAATIDYAMAELIRNPGVMEKVQAELRQVLKGRETVQETDLKELNYLKAVIKETLRLHPPLPLILPRECREPCKIAGYDIPVKTKVMINAWAIHRHPEVWPSPERFKPERFLDSGSDSIGMNFEYIPFGGGRRICPGVSFGSAGVELLLAKLLYHFDWSLPNGTISPQMPDMTEAFGATARRKSSLILVATYHDPFA comes from the exons ATGGAGATTACTTTTCCTGCTCTTCTGGTAAGCCTcctcctcttttttcttctatGGAAGTTGACTGGGCTATTCATCAAAAGTTCCAAGAGCACTGATAGTCCCAGAAAACTCCCAGGGCCATGGAAGCTACCTCTGATTGGAAGTATGCACCATCTAGCTGGTTCTTTGCCACACCATGCTCTAAGAGACTTGGCTGAAAAATTTGGACCCATCATGCATCTGCAGATGGGAGAAATATCTACAGTGGTCATATCAGCACCACAGGAGGCAAAAGAAGTGCTGAAAGttcatgacatttcctttgcAGATCGGCCAGAATTTCTATCTTCTAAGATACTTGGTTATGATAACCTGGATATCGCCTTTTCTCCTTACGGTGATTACTGGAAACAGATGCGAAAAATCTGTCTCCTAGAACTCCTCAGTCCCAAGAGCGTGCGGTCTTTTGGCACTCTCCGGGAGGATGAGGCCTCGAAGGTGATTAGATCCATCAAGTCTTCAAACTCACCAGTCAATATTACTGACAAAGCCTTCACTTTTACGAATGACATAGTCTGCAGAGCAGCTTTTGGAAAGAGCTTCGCGCACCAAGATCGTCTGATAACGCTGATAAATGGGGCAATTTTAGCAAGCGGAGGTTTTGATATAGCTGATTTGTTTCCTTCGCTAAAATTCCTTCATTCCCTGAGTGGTTTGAAGCCAACACTGCTAAAGCTGCATCACGAGATTGACCAGATGCTTGAAAACATAATCAGTGAGCGCAAACAGAAGCGAGCAAATCAATCAATCCCCGTTGGCTCTCAATCAGAAGTGGAAGATTTAGTTGATGTCCTATTAAGACTCAAGGAAAGTGGTGACTTCAATATTCCTATTTCAACAGACAGCGTCAAGGCTGTTATTTGG GACATTTTTGCAGCTGGGACTGAAACTTCTGCAGCCACAATAGACTACGCAATGGCAGAGCTGATTAGAAACCCAGGTGTGATGGAAAAGGTGCAAGCCGAGCTGAGACAGGTCCTCAAGGGGAGGGAAACAGTACAAGAGACAGACTTGAAGGAATTGAATTACCTAAAAGCAGTGATCAAAGAGACTCTGAGGCTGCACCCTCCTCTTCCACTGATACTTCCAAGAGAATGCAGGGAGCCATGTAAGATTGCTGGTTACGATATTCCCGTCAAAACTAAAGTCATGATAAATGCCTGGGCAATTCATCGGCATCCTGAAGTTTGGCCGAGCCCCGAAAGGTTTAAACCGGAGAGATTTCTTGACAGTGGCAGTGACTCAATAGGGATGAATTTCGAGTATATCCCATTTGGTGGAGGAAGAAGGATTTGCCCAGGAGTATCATTTGGTTCAGCAGGTGTTGAGCTTCTTCTTGCTAAGCTGCTCTACCATTTTGACTGGTCACTTCCAAATGGAACTATAAGTCCTCAAATGCCAGATATGACCGAGGCCTTTGGTGCAACTGCAAGAAGAAAGAGCAGCTTGATTTTAGTTGCAACTTATCATGATCCATTTGCATAG
- the LOC113688212 gene encoding zinc finger CCCH domain-containing protein 1, with protein MSDSGEAPQQKQEVCNFFKKPSKGKNIRKRPAVDEDNADEDSKDESSVVFNKKKPAAADNKLHFSTGSSKRSIEAETNADSKTPFFHFESSKEIQVHNDSRATATLETETEFSRDARAIRERVLKQAEEALQGKGTSDEKVYKGMHGYTDYKAGFRREHTVSGEKAGGSHGPLRASAHIRVSARFDYQPDICKDYKETGYCGYGDACKFMHDRGDYKSGWQLEKEWDEAEKIRKRNLALGIDNADEDTAEKSDEDEDDALPFACFICRQPFVDPVVTKCKHYFCEHCALKHHARNKKCFVCNQPTNGIFNTAFEIRKRMSAEGK; from the exons ATGTCAGACTCCGGCGAAGCTccacaacaaaaacaagaag TTTGTAATTTCTTTAAAAAGCCATCCAAAGGTAAAAATATTAGAAAACGCCCTGCTGTTGACGAAGATAATGCTGATGAAGATTCAAAGGATGAAAGCTCCGTGGTTTTTAATAAGAAGAAGCCAGCAGCAGCTGACAACAAATTGCACTTCTCTACTGGATCCTCCAAGCGTTCTATCGAGGCAGAAACTAATGCAGACTCAAAAACcccattttttcattttgaatCTTCTAAGGAGATTCAGGTTCATAATGATAGTAGAGCAACAGCAACATTAGAAACTGAGACCGAGTTCTCAAGAGATGCTCGGGCAATCAGGGAGAGAGTTCTCAAGCAAGCAGAGGAGGCATTGCAAGGAAAAGGTACTAGTGATGAAAAAGTATATAAAGGAATGCATGGATACACAGATTACAAAGCTGGGTTTCGAAGAGAGCATACTGTCTCTGGTGAGAAAGCTGGTGGTTCACATGGACCTCTTCGAGCATCTGCCCACATTAGAGTATCAGCAAGGTTTGACTATCAGCCAGATATCTGCAAGGATTATAAAGAGACAGGTTATTGTGGATATGGGGATGCATGCAAGTTTATGCATGACCGCGGTGATTATAAATCAGGATGGCAACTAGAGAAGGAGTGGGATGAAGCAGAGAAGATCAGGAAAAGGAATTTGGCTTTGGGAATTGATAATGCGGATGAGGATACTGCTGAGAAgagtgatgaagatgaagatgatgccTTGCCCTTTGCTTGTTTCATTTGTAGGCAACCTTTTGTGGATCCTGTGGTGACCAAGTGCAAGCACTACTTCTGCGAGCATTGTGCATTAAAG CATCATGCAAGAAACAAGAAGTGCTTCGTGTGCAACCAGCCAACCAATGGGATATTCAACACAGCATTTGAGATACGCAAGAGAATGTCAGCTGAAGGGAAATGA
- the LOC113687375 gene encoding phospholipase A1 PLIP1, chloroplastic-like: MEENMVERDQGSEINVKEELKSANWVESITKLVRRWKQKQLKNDEYGKQDNDDGDEDGAGDLCKAEYDDDAADGSAKKNAGSFLRLLSPVPWSDTKLFSKLAFLCNMACVIPEIKVIHSPRSLQELHLGHYFRSIDDVNQIMSRLRYYGLKFVTSSLAKKANASAVKTKLDQNSSLEPLAASSMCRIRLSIGSGSQLQINNAVLHAKGKHQEDVVGTPRVHKSDTAAYLASSAVIAADAKQNCEAAMDLESHHSSASEWFVCDDSKIYTRCFVIHGTDVLVHRGIYEESMGLYEQLMPKMIQHLERIGNQTKLQLTGHSLGGSLSLLVSLMPLTRKVVKPSALLPVVTFGSPFLFCGDQKVLDQLGLDENNVHCVVMHKDIIPRAFSCNYPKHVKQLYSSMGKIFILQQDERSSPAHPSFPPGSALYELENAHGATTAGAHIRWKPLVTLQHMVLKVRFLGTRI, translated from the exons ATGGAAGAGAACATGGTGGAAAGAGACCAAGGCAGTGAGATCAACGTTAAAGAGGAGCTGAAAAGTGCAAACTGGGTTGAAAGCATAACCAAACTTGTGCGCCGGTGGAAACAGAAGCAACTAAAGAATGATGAATATGGCAAACAAGACAATGATGATGGTGATGAAGATGGAGCTGGGGACTTATGTAAAGCAGAATACGATGATGATGCAGCTGATGGCAGTGCGAAGAAAAATGCTGGATCCTTCTTGAGGTTGTTGAGTCCTGTGCCCTGGTCAGACACCAAGCTTTTCTCTAAGTTGGCTTTCCTGTGCAACATGGCTTGTGTGATCCCAGAGATTAAA GTTATACATTCACCAcgttcacttcaagagctacaTCTTGGACATTATTTCAGATCAATTGACGACGTGAACCAAATTATGAGCAGGCTGAGATACTATGGCTTAAAATTTGTAACTTcttctctagcaaagaaggcaAATGCATCAGCTGTGAAAACCAAACTTGATCAGAATTCCAGTCTTGAACCTCTGGCGGCATCATCAATGTGTAGAATCAG ACTATCAATTGGTTCTGGATCCCAGCTGCAGATCAATAATGCAGTTCTACATGCCAAAGGAAAACACCAAGAAGATGTAGTGGGAACTCCACGAGTACACAAATCAGATACAGCTGCATATCTAGCATCATCAGCAGTGATTGCAGCAGATGCAAAGCAAAATTGTGAGGCAGCAATGGATCTTGAATCACATCATTCCTCAGCTTCTGAATGGTTTGTTTGTGATGACTCAAAGATATATACACGCTGCTTTGTTATCCAT GGAACAGATGTGTTGGTTCACAGGGGAATCTATGAAGAGTCAATGGGGTTGTATGAGCAACTCATGCCAAAAATGATCCAGCATCTAGAAAGAATTGGTAATCAAACCAAGCTTCAACTTACAGGCCATTCTCTTGGAGGTAGCCTTTCCCTTCTAGTCAGTCTGATGCCACTAACAAGGAAAGTTGTTAAACCCTCTGCTCTTCTACCAGTTGTCACTTTTGGATCACCTTTTTTATTCTGTGGTGACCAAAAGGTCCTTGACCAACTCGGCTTGGATGAAAATAATGTTCATTGTGTGGTGATGCATAAAGACATTATTCCAAGAGCATTCTCTTGCAACTATCCAAAGCATGTG AAGCAGCTGTACTCTTCCATGGGTAAAATATTTATCCTCCAACAAGATGAGAGGTCATCCCCTGCGCATCCTTCCTTCCCCCCAGGCAGTGCTCTATATGAATTGGAAAATGCCCATGGTGCTACTACAGCAGGCGCTCATATCCGGTGGAAACCCTTAGTGACCCTACAGCATATGGTTCTGAAGGTTCGATTTTTAGGGACCAGGATCTAG
- the LOC140007033 gene encoding uncharacterized mitochondrial protein AtMg00810-like: MDVKNAFLHGDLKEDIYMTPPPGLFSTPSGDVCKLKRSLYGLKQAPRAWFDKFRSTLLGFSFVQSQYDSSLFLCKTSKGIVILLVYVDDIVITGTDYALISQLQDHLQRCFHMKDLGSLQYFLGLEVYSSSTGIFLTQHKYIRELIALAGLQDGRSVDTPLEVNVKYRHDEGDLISDPSLYRQLVGSLNYLTITRPDISFAVQQVSQFMQAPRHLHLAAVRRIVRYLKGTSSRGLFFLANSPIRLIAYSDADWAGCSDTRRSVTGWCMFLGTSLVSWKSKKQDRVSKSSTESEYRAMSSACSEIVWLRGLLGELGFPQKGSTPLHADNTSAIQIAANPVFHERTKHIEVDCHSIRESYDAQVISLPHIPTDLQIADVFTKALSKNRHHFLVDKLMLVDQPASI; this comes from the coding sequence ATGGACGTTAAGAATGCCTTTTTACATGGAGATCTGAAAGAAGACATTTATATGACTCCACCACCAGGGTTATTCTCCACACCTTCAGGTGATGTTTGTAAGTTGAAACGATCACTCTATGGTTTGAAACAAGCTCCACGTGCTTGGTTTGATAAATTTCGTTCCACACTTCTTGGTTTCTCCTTTGTCCAAAGCCAGTATGATTCCTCTTTGTTTCTTTGCAAGACATCTAAAGGCATTGTCATACTTcttgtatatgttgatgatattgttATTACCGGGACTGATTATGCATTGATTTCTCAACTTCAAGACCATCTTCAACGTTGTTTCCATATGAAGGACCTGGGTTCTTTACAGTATTTTTTAGGTCTTGAGGTATATTCTAGTTCCACCGGTATTTTCTTAACCCAGCACAAATACATTCGGGAGTTAATTGCTTTGGCTGGTCTTCAAGATGGTCGATCCGTTGATACCCCTTTGGAAGTGAATGTTAAGTATCGTCATGATGAGGGTGATCTTATCTCTGATCCCTCTTTATATCGACAGCTGGTGGGTAGTCTAAACTACCTGACTATTACTCGCCCTGATATCTCTTTTGCTGTTCAACAAGTTAGTCAGTTTATGCAAGCACCTCGGCACCTTCATTTGGCAGCTGTTCGCCGCATTGTTCgctatttgaaaggcacttcTTCTCGTGGTCTTTTCTTTCTAGCAAACTCTCCTATTCGCCTGATTGCATATAGTGATGCTGATTGGGCTGGTTGTTCTGATACTAGACGTTCAGTTACTGGTTGGTGCATGTTCCTTGGTACTTCTCTCGTTTCCTGGAAAAGCAAGAAGCAAGACAGGGTGTCTAAGTCTTCTACGGAGTCTGAGTATCGTGCTATGTCTTCTGCATGCTCTGAAATTGTTTGGCTCCGTGGATTGTTAGGTGAGCTCGGGTTTCCTCAAAAAGGGTCTACACCGCTTCATGCCGACAACACTAGTGCAATTCAAATTGCGGCTAATCCAGTATTTCACGAGCGTACCAAACACATTGAAGTGGATTGTCACTCTATTCGTGAATCATATGATGCTCAGGTCATCTCTCTTCCACATATCCCCACTGATCTCCAGATTGCGGATGTGTTTACTAAAGCTCTCTCCAAAAATCGTCATCACTTTCTTGTTGACAAATTGATGCTTGTTGATCAGCCAGCATCAATTTGA